In Sphingomonas profundi, the sequence GGCAGACGCTGCTGAAGACCGCGAACGCCTCGCTGGATCGGCCACCCGCCGGCGGCCCTTCGCTACCGCTGCAGGCCTATGCCGGGCGGTACGGCGATCCCTGGTACGGCGATGTCGTGGTGCGCCGATCCGGACAGGGCCTGGCGATCGCGTTCGTGCCGACGCCCGATCTGAAGGGCGCGCTGGAGCCGTGGGGTGCCGACACGTTCCGCACCCGCTTTCCGACCGGCTTCGAGGATGCCCTCGTGCGCTTCGCCGTCAGCGAGGGACGCGTGCAGCGGATCACCATGACGCCATTCTCGCCGCTGGCCGACTTCAGCTACGACTATCAGCATCTCGATTTCCGGCCCGCCTCGTGACGCACGGCCGTCGCCTACTCCGCTGATTGCGCGCGGAGGAAGGCGGCGCTTTCCGCCAGCACCGGCGCCAGGCCGCGGAACGGCCGGGAGAGCGCCATGACGATGCCCTGATGGCCGAGCCCGGCATAGGTGCGCAGCACCGTGCGGCGGCTGCCGAGCGCGCGCTGCCGTGCGGCAAGCGCGTAGGCGTTGCGCGGGCGGATCGTGCCGTCGGCGGTGCCGGTGGCGAGCCAGAGCGGCGGCGCATCGGCGCGGGCGAAGGTGATCGGCTGGGTCTGGCGCGGATCGGGCGCGGCGCCCATCGCATCCCGCGCCGGTTGCCAGGTGAAGGGATAGAAATCATAGGGGCCGGCCAGCCCGGCGGCGGCGCGCACGACCGCCGGATCGATCCCCTGCGCCGCCAGATAGCGTCGGTCCAGCGCCAGCATCATCGCCAGATAGCCCCCCGCCGAGTGACCGACGAGCAGGATGCGATCGGGATCGCCGCCGTAGCGGGCGATGTTGCGATGGACCCAGGCGACCGCCGCCGCCGCATCGCTGACGAAGGTGGGGAAACGCACGCCCGGCACCTTGCGATAGTCGGGCACCACGGCGACGAAGCCTTCGCCGGCATAGGCACGGGCGACGAAGCCGTAATCCTGCCGCCGCCCGCTCACCCACGAGCCGCCGTAGAAGAAGACGACCACCGGCCGCCGCGCGCCGCCGGAGGCCGCCGCCCAGATGTCGAGCCGGTCGCCCGCGGCCGGCGCGAACGGTACGCCCTGCGCCACGCGTGCGGCCGTGCCCAGGGTGAACAGGCGATCGACGGTGTCGAGCGCCCCCGGCGGCGATCGGGCGTAGAGCGCGCCGAGCGCGCCCGCGATCGCGATCAGCACCAGCAGCGCGCCGCCCGCCGCCCGCCGCCAGCCGCGCGGCTGCCCGGAGTGTGGCGGCGCGATCACTTGCTGCCGCTATTGTGCCAGACGCCGTTCCAGTCGGCGGCCGGCGGATCGGCGGCGAGCGCGTTGGCGCGATCGAGCATCAGCAGCGACGGCCGATCCTGCGGGTTGTTGACGAGGGCGGCGGCGAAATCGGCGGCGGCGCCCTTCCAGTCGCGCGCGAACAGGCGCTCGCGGCCACGGCGATAATCCGCCAGCATCGCCGCGCGGCCCTGCTCCACGCCACCGGCATCGTGCAGCACCTGGAAGATCTTGGCCGGCCGCTGCCGCCCGCGCACGGTGATGACGTCCAGCTCGCGCAGCTCGTGGCGATCGGCCACCGCCGCCGCCGTCGCCTCGTCGACGAGGATCTCGACGCCGTAGCCCTTGGTGAGATCCTGCAGGCGCGAGGAGAGGTTCACGCTGTCGCCGATCACGGTGTAGTCCATCCGCTTGGGGCTGCCGATCGTGCCGGCCACCACCTCGCCAGTGGCGATGCCGACGCCCAGGCGCAGCGGCGGCAGCGATCGCGCGGCGCGGCCCTGGTTCAGCAGGTGCAGCGCGCGCAGCATCTGCACGGCGCTGGCCACCGCGTTCTCCGGATCGCGCCCGGTGGTCAGCGGCGCGCCGTACACCGCCATGATCGCGTCGCCGATGAACTTGTCGAGCACGCCGTCATAGGCGGCCACCGCTTCGAAGAACTCGGTGAACGCCTCGTTTAGCATGTCCACCGTCTCGCGCGGGGTCAGCGCCTCGGCCATGGTGGTGAAGTTGCGGATGTCGGCGAACAGCACGCTGGCCTGGCAGGCGGTGCCGAAGAGCAGCTCGTCCCCGCGCGAGAGGACCTGATCGACCACCTTCTGCGTCATGAAGCGGCGCATCGCGCCCTGCATGCGCTTGCCCTCGCTTATATCCTCGATCAGTAGCAGCAGGCCCACCGAGCCGCCGTCGCCCAGCAGCGGCACGATCGTGATGTTGGCCGAGATCGTCTTCTCGCCGCCGACGACGAGGTCGACGTCGATCAGCGACTTGCGCTCGCCCGTGGCGGCCACGGCGTCGATCTCGGTCAGCAGCCAGGGGTTGGTGTCAGCCAGCAGCTGGCGCGCGTTCACGCCCTCCAGCACGTCGGCCGGCAGGTTCAGGATGGCGCTGGCGGCGGCGTTCAGCTTCGCGATCTCGGCGCTGCGATCGAGCGTGATGACGCCGCTCGACATCGAGCGCAGGATGCTCTCGTTATAGTTGCGCGAGGTGACGACCTCGGAGAACAGGGTCGCATTGTCGATCGCGATCGCGGCCTGCGCGGCGAAGGCGACCATCCGCTTGACGTCGTCGTCGCTGAACGGGCGGCCGTCGCGGCGGTTCAGCGTCTGCATCACGCCCAGCCGCCGCCCGTCGCGCGCCGTGACCGGCATCGTCAGGATGCTGCGGGTGTGATAGTCCGTTGAGGTATCGACCGTCCGGCTGAACCGCTGATCGTTATAGGCATCGGCGACGTTGACGATCTCGCCATGGGTGAAGGCGTGGCCGGCGAGGCCCTGATCCGATCGGATGCGGATCTCCCGCGTGGTCAGCCCCTCGGCCACCAGCGACCAGAGCTCGTCGGTGCGCTCGTCATAGAGCAGCAGCGAGCTGCGGTCGGCGTTGAGGATGCGGCTCGTCACCTCGATGATGCGGGCGAGCAGCACGTCCAGCTGCATCTCGGACGTGATCGCGGAGTTCACCTCGATCAGCTCGCGCAGGTCGGCGTTGATATGCTCGGCGGAGACGATCGCCAGCGACCACCGCTCCGCCACCACCACGAAGTGCGAGAACAGCAGCATCAGCATGCCGAGCGGCAGCGAGGCGGTGCTGAGGCCGAGCCCGACCGGCATGATGCCGGACCAGACAAGCGCGGCGTTGACCGCGAACAGGGTGAACACGGCGATGCCGACGAGGAACACCAGCGCCCCGTCCCGCCCGCGCAGGGCCGCGCGCAGCACGATCGTCAGGATGCCCAGCAGGCTCGATCCCAGCACCAGCGGCCAGGCGATCGCGATCTTGGAGGCGAGCAGCGTGTCGCCCCGA encodes:
- a CDS encoding alpha/beta hydrolase; translated protein: MIAPPHSGQPRGWRRAAGGALLVLIAIAGALGALYARSPPGALDTVDRLFTLGTAARVAQGVPFAPAAGDRLDIWAAASGGARRPVVVFFYGGSWVSGRRQDYGFVARAYAGEGFVAVVPDYRKVPGVRFPTFVSDAAAAVAWVHRNIARYGGDPDRILLVGHSAGGYLAMMLALDRRYLAAQGIDPAVVRAAAGLAGPYDFYPFTWQPARDAMGAAPDPRQTQPITFARADAPPLWLATGTADGTIRPRNAYALAARQRALGSRRTVLRTYAGLGHQGIVMALSRPFRGLAPVLAESAAFLRAQSAE
- a CDS encoding adenylate/guanylate cyclase domain-containing protein; amino-acid sequence: MRTSLARRVGLLGGDSDSSRGRLLFGILVLGLMLALCAPMFVDLIAHDAPRAENGSISYRGWGRLAAPVQLDGKWRLVWLGADGSDVPPGSSTLADVPGGWAGLPMPGGGRLPPSGVASYRLVIRDLAPGRYTLHIPITFAADRVFIDGRLVEARGRIATNRAGTRYDLRSHEISFEAGGRPLSLRIDLGAFLHRDNGFVDSLIFGEASAMRRWIALEWMKDLLFHSALLLLALNGLVAYLFRRQDRPSLYLSLAALCGIPGTAILSYDNILLLALPGLSFTAVLALQYIPTALFIGFFLAYSRALFPRETPVLLFRALIALVGAFFLAQCFAFARGDTLLASKIAIAWPLVLGSSLLGILTIVLRAALRGRDGALVFLVGIAVFTLFAVNAALVWSGIMPVGLGLSTASLPLGMLMLLFSHFVVVAERWSLAIVSAEHINADLRELIEVNSAITSEMQLDVLLARIIEVTSRILNADRSSLLLYDERTDELWSLVAEGLTTREIRIRSDQGLAGHAFTHGEIVNVADAYNDQRFSRTVDTSTDYHTRSILTMPVTARDGRRLGVMQTLNRRDGRPFSDDDVKRMVAFAAQAAIAIDNATLFSEVVTSRNYNESILRSMSSGVITLDRSAEIAKLNAAASAILNLPADVLEGVNARQLLADTNPWLLTEIDAVAATGERKSLIDVDLVVGGEKTISANITIVPLLGDGGSVGLLLLIEDISEGKRMQGAMRRFMTQKVVDQVLSRGDELLFGTACQASVLFADIRNFTTMAEALTPRETVDMLNEAFTEFFEAVAAYDGVLDKFIGDAIMAVYGAPLTTGRDPENAVASAVQMLRALHLLNQGRAARSLPPLRLGVGIATGEVVAGTIGSPKRMDYTVIGDSVNLSSRLQDLTKGYGVEILVDEATAAAVADRHELRELDVITVRGRQRPAKIFQVLHDAGGVEQGRAAMLADYRRGRERLFARDWKGAAADFAAALVNNPQDRPSLLMLDRANALAADPPAADWNGVWHNSGSK